A single genomic interval of Arachis duranensis cultivar V14167 chromosome 7, aradu.V14167.gnm2.J7QH, whole genome shotgun sequence harbors:
- the LOC107459570 gene encoding protein REDUCED CHLOROPLAST COVERAGE 3 isoform X2: MQAYGALMKAFLARNKFGNLPLGLRANTWLLPPSTWNYPADDEDEYCGGQGRNGQHDLRPWAKEFAKLACLPCETEEEREVRDRKAFLLHNLFLDTSISKAVAAINHVITSKLKCSPGSIVHEDYVGDLSIVVKRDAADTILKHDDSKKGEQAQKNLLKGLTADENVIVHDTASLTVVVVQLCGYTATVRVVGDTNMSKSEPQDIEIDDQQDGEVNALNINSLRLLLHHQSAVDADQLEGSVTSLSNLDDSDSSKYLVRKKVQESLEKLKEEAVLPQRSIRWELGSSWIQHLQKQEISKDNISKKDSGNETAQNINGLGKKFKSLKRREKEETSIGGTDLTAPNDYQLVHVNGSSDKVEAVTDDLENFTELKKLLSHTAFLHLKVSGTGLHSKKVDELINMAHNYYDEIALPKLVMEFGSLEISPVDGRTLTDFMHLRGIQMASLGEVVKLAVDLPHIQSLCIHEMVTRAFKHLLKAVIASVDYVEDLSSVIASTLNFLFGGFQMRPSDQTNLSDDHYLRIEWLRVVISKKFGWTLNDEFQQLRKLSVLRGLCHKVGLELVTRDYDLDSPMPFKKYDIISMVPVCKHVTCFSVDGRNLLESAKIAVDKGKNVEAVHYGIKALVKMMAVCGTYHRITASAYNLLAVVLYQAGYGNQATIYQQKAVDINERELGLDHPDTIKSYGDLSVFYYRMQQYELALKYINRTLFLLHFTCGLFHPNTAAAYINVAMVEEAIGNNDLALRYIHEALKCNIRLLGPDHIQTATCYHAIAIALSYMEAYSLSVQHEQTNLEILKKKLGSEDIRTQEAAACLEFLQSKALEQQEAGKSGSSKSDASIASKGHLSVSDLLDFISPELDSNRNEHAQRKQQRGKILLPISDQNLQREDAPSNVGVVYDGLEYATGMAENETEERSGMVDYEILNKNGNNVPMYSPPVSSESIHQEEISSDEGWQEANSKGRSGNTANRKFGCRSSHLSKLSTTVIRKSPQKSSSRVLSKILSSSRQSKPENLAFKEDSTGQLSPTKPTRAKSSGSPAALSFMASKSISYKEVAVAPPGTVLKPLLEKITVNIENVTKGDYCQGESQHEKSSSEAEEVSVASDDARHTQKNASKISAAAKPFNPSSGTLSILDHSDSGSVTNLHDANASQGMHVETRDRNGYGDTRRIMNPHAPEFVPRNALQMETTANVSKAEIARQILFSLLVKSAQQNNDSFAECNDEKNAVMPHSTEKEKEIDMSKQKNGDGEGFTVVKRRRRSRNKFTDGLYSQQSPICASVL; this comes from the exons ATGCAGGCATATGGCGCTCTCATGAAAGCTTTTCTTGCACGCAATAAG TTTGGGAATCTTCCACTTGGGTTGCGAGCTAATACATGGCTTCTCCCTCCATCTACTTGGAACTATCCTgctgatgatgaggatgaataCTGTGGCGGTCAGGGGCGAAATGGTCAACATGATCTTAGGCCATGGGCTAAAGAGTTTGCTAAACTGGCTTGTCTTCCTTGTGAAACTGAGGAGGAGAGAGAGGTCAGAGATAGAAAAGCATTTCTGCTTCACAATCTGTTTCTTGACACCTCAATATCTAAGGCTGTTGCGGCTATAAACCACGTAATAACATCCAAGTTGAAGTGTTCTCCGGGTTCAATCGTGCATGAGGATTATGTAGGGGACCTATCCATTGTAGTCAAACGTGATGCCGCAGACACTATCCTTAAGCATGATGATAGTAAGAAGGGGGAGCAAGCACAGAAGAATTTACTCAAAGGATTGACTGCAGATGAGAATGTAATTGTGCAT GATACTGCTTCGTTGACTGTTGTTGTTGTACAGCTCTGCGGATACACTGCAACGGTGAGGGTTGTGGGTGATACCAACATGAGCAAGTCTGAACCTCAAGATATTGAAATAGATGATCAGCAAGATGGTGAGGTTAATGCTCTCAATATCAACAG TTTGAGGCTACTGCTTCATCACCAGTCTGCAGTTGATGCTGATCAATTGGAAGGGTCTGTGACATCTCtatcaaatttggatgattctGATTCTTCTAAATATCTAGTTCGGAAGAAGGTTCAAGAATCCTTGGAAAAGTTAAAGGAGGAGGCAGTTCTTCCTCAAAGGTCCATTCGATGGGAACTTGGTTCCAGTTGGATACAGCATCTGCAGAAACAGGAAATATCAAAAGATAATATTTCCAAAAAAGATAGTGGCAATGAAACTGCACAAAATATTAATGGTCTTGGAAAGAAGTTTAAATCATTGAAGAGGAGGGAAAAGGAAGAAACCAGTATAGGTGGTACAGATTTGACAGCGCCAAATGATTACCAACTTGTGCATGTGAACGGGTCATCTGATAAAGTTGAAGCAGTCACTGATGATTTAGAAAATTTTACTGAGTTGAAGAAACTTCTTTCTCACACAGCATTTTTGCATCTTAAGGTATCTGGTACTGGTCTTCATTCAAAG AAAGTTGACGAGCTGATTAACATGgcacacaattattatgatgaAATTGCTTTGCCAAAGCTG GTTATGGAGTTTGGTTCGCTTGAGATTTCCCCGGTTGATGGCCGCACACTAACggattttatgcatttaagaGGAATACAGATGGCATCATTGGGTGAAGTG GTAAAACTAGCAGTGGATCTCCCACACATTCAATCACTTTGTATCCATGAGATGGTTACACGAGCTTTCAAGCATTTACTTAAAGCAGTAATTGCCTCGGTTGATTATGTGGAAGACTTATCTTCAGTTATTGCATCAACGTTGAATTTCTTATTTGGAGGCTTCCAAATGAGGCCGTCTGACCAAACAAATCTGAGTGATGATCATTATCTCAGAATTGAGTGGCTCCGTGTAGTTATATCCAAAAAATTTGGATGGACATTAAACGATGAGTTTCAGCAGTTGAGGAAATTATCAGTTCTCAGAGGGCTCTGTCACAAG GTTGGATTGGAGTTGGTTACGAGGGATTATGACTTGGATTCTCCCATGCCCTTCAAGAAATATGATATTATCAGCATGGTTCCTGTTTGCAAG CATGTAACATGCTTCTCCGTAGATGGACGCAATTTGTTAGAATCAGCCAAAATTGCTGTCGATAAAGGAAAGAATGTGGAAGCTGTACATTATGGAATAAAG GCATTGGTGAAGATGATGGCTGTTTGTGGTACCTATCATCGAATTACTGCAAGTGCCTATAATCTTTTAGCTGTGGTTCTTTACCAAGCCGGTTATGGTAATCAG GCCACAATATATCAGCAAAAGGCGGTTGATATAAATGAGAGGGAGCTTGGGCTTGATCATCCTGACACAATAAAAAGCTATGGAGACCTTTCTGTCTTTTACTATCGTATGCAACAATACGAGCTCGCTTTGAA GTATATAAATCGTACCTTATTCCTTCTTCATTTTACCTGTGGACTGTTTCATCCAAACACTGCAGCGGCTTATATAAACGTGGCTATGGTGGAAGAGGCTATAGGAAATAATGATCTGGCACTCCGGTACATACATGAAGCTCTTAAATGCAACATTAGATTATTAGGACCAGATCATATACAGACTGCTACATGCTATCATGCCATAGCCATAGCTCTTTCTTATATGGAAGCATATTCTCTTAGTGTGCAACATGAGCAAACCAATCTTGAGATACTTAAAAAGAAGCTTGGATCAGAAGATATTCGTACACAG GAAGCAGCTGCATGTCTTGAATTTTTACAATCAAAAGCTCTAGAGCAGCAAGAAGCTGGCAAAAGTGGAAGTTCAAAATCAGATGCATCCATTGCAAGTAAAGGTCACCTTAG TGTGTCAGATCTTCTGGATTTTATAAGTCCCGAGcttgattccaatagaaatgaACATGCTCAGAGAAAACAGCAGCGTGGGAAG ATACTTCTACCAATAAGTGACCAAAACCTTCAACGTGAAGATGCACCAAGCAATGTGGGTGTTGTCTATGATGGCTTGGAATATGCTACTGGTATGGCAGAAAACGAAACAGAAGAAAGATCTGGCATGGTGGATTATGAGATTCTGAACAAAAATGGCAATAATGTCCCTATGTATAGTCCACCAGTGTCAAGTGAATCTATTCACCAGGAGGAGATATCATCAGATGAAGGCTGGCAAGAAGCCAATTCAAAAGGGCGATCTGGGAACACTGCGAATCGCAAGTTTGGCTGCAGAAGTTCTCATCTCTCAAAGCTGAGCACTACTGTTATCAGAAAAAGTCCACAGAAATCAAGTTCAAGAGTCCTCTCAAAAATATTATCTTCATCTAGGCAATCAAAGCCTGAAAACTTAGCTTTCAAAGAAGATTCTACCGGTCAACTAAGTCCAACAAAACCTACTAGAGCCAAAAGTTCTGGTAGCCCAGCAGCTCTGAGCTTTATGGCTTCAAAGTCCATATCTTACAAAGAAGTGGCTGTGGCACCTCCAGGTACAGTTTTGAAGCCCTTGTTGGAGAAAATTACAGTAAATATCGAGAATGTAACAAAGGGAGATTATTGCCAAGGTGAAAGCCAACACGAGAAGTCTTCATCAGAAGCTGAGGAGGTTTCCGTTGCTTCTGATGATGCAAGACATACACAAAAAAATGCTAGCAAGATTTCAGCTGCAGCCAAACCATTCAATCCATCATCAGGAACACTGTCGATACTTGATCATTCAGATTCAGGTTCTGTGACAAACTTACATGATGCCAATGCTAGTCAAGGCATGCATGTGGAAACCAGGGACAGGAATGGATACGGGGATACAAGAAGAATCATGAATCCACATGCACCAGAGTTTGTTCCCAGAAATGCATTGCAAATGGAAACCACTGCTAATGTCAGTAAGGCAGAGATAGCAAGGCAGATACTGTTTAGCTTGCTTGTCAAGTCAGCTCAGCAAAATAATGATTCTTTTGCTGAATGTAATGATGAAAAGAATGCGGTGATGCCTCATTCGactgagaaagaaaaagaaattgacATGAGTAAGCAAAAGAATGGAGATGGTGAAGGATTTACAGTTGTGAAGCGGAGGAGAAGAAGCAGGAACAAGTTCACAGATGGATTGTATAGCCAGCAGAGTCCCATATGTGCTTCGGTCCTTTGA
- the LOC107459574 gene encoding VQ motif-containing protein 11, with protein MHIHRGSSSYSWDAARIGNTTFVQADPSNFREVVQKLTGAPKKKAAAASFKLQERRHAYAAKKLELTIGGLSERPPFFTDATTPSSSSVSSASPVSPLQMEMEERVIAHKGFYLLPSPSSSHHYRHTTPQLLSLFPLHNNQTNSH; from the coding sequence atGCATATACATAGAGGAAGCTCGTCCTACAGTTGGGATGCAGCAAGAATAGGGAACACGACGTTCGTGCAAGCAGATCCATCAAACTTCagggaagtggtgcagaaactCACCGGAGCACCGAAGAAGAAAGCAGCAGCAGCAAGCTTCAAGCTACAGGAGAGGCGCCACGCCTACGCCGCCAAGAAGCTAGAGCTCACCATAGGCGGCCTCTCAGAAAGGCCACCTTTCTTCACCGACGCCACtactccatcatcatcatccgtaTCGTCGGCGTCCCCCGTGTCTCCTCTGCAAATGGAAATGGAAGAGAGAGTCATAGCTCACAAAGGCTTCTACTTACtgccttctccttcttcttctcatcaTTATCGTCACACCACTCCTCAGTTACTCTCCCTCTTTCCTTTGCATAATAACCAAACCAATTCTCACTAA
- the LOC107459572 gene encoding DEAD-box ATP-dependent RNA helicase 35 → MMEEDDDYVEYVPVAKRRAMQAQNILQQKGKYFVSSSSSSFVGDDASEAKPSLLVKASQLKKEQPEISATEQILQQEQEMLDNLPDRKTLLSVRELAKGITYSEPLPTGWKPPLRLRTMPKRETDLIRKQWHIIVDGEDVPCPVKNFKDMRFPDPILNKLRAKGILQPTPIQVQGLPVILSGRDMIGIAFTGSGKTLVFVLPMIMLALQEEIMMPVVPGEGPFGLVVCPSRELARQTYEVVEQFLQPLREAGYPELRPLLCIGGMDMRSQVDVVKKGVHIVVATPGRLKDLLAKKKMNLDSCRYLTLDEADRLVDLGFEDDIREVFDHFKAQRQTLLFSATMPTKIQNFSRSALVKPVIVNVGRAGAANLDVIQEVEYVKQEAKIVYLLECLQKTPPPVLVFCENKADVDDIHEYLLMKGVEAVAVHGGKDQEEREYAIAAFKSGKKDVLVATDIASKGLDFPDIQHVINYDMPAEIENYVHRIGRTGRCGKTGIATTFINKNQSETTLLDLKHLLQEAKQRIPPVLADLIDPTEENDEITGKTGVKGCAYCGGLGHRIRDCPKFEHQKSMAIANTRKDYFGSGGYRGEI, encoded by the coding sequence ATgatggaagaagatgatgattaCGTGGAGTACGTGCCGGTGGCGAAGCGCAGGGCCATGCAAGCACAGAACATCCTTCAACAAAAAGGGAAGTACTttgtttcttcttcctcctcctccttcgtTGGCGATGATGCGAGCGAAGCGAAACCGAGCCTTCTGGTTAAGGCTTCGCAGCTGAAAAAGGAACAGCCGGAGATCAGTGCTACGGAGCAGATTCTTCAACAAGAGCAGGAGATGCTCGACAATTTGCCTGACAGAAAAACCCTTTTGTCCGTTCGTGAATTGGCGAAGGGAATCACTTACTCTGAGCCTCTGCCAACTGGGTGGAAACCACCTCTGCGCCTGAGAACCATGCCCAAAAGGGAAACTGATTTGATCCGGAAACAGTGGCATATCATTGTTGACGGTGAAGATGTCCCTTGCCCTGTTAAGAATTTCAAGGACATGAGGTTCCCTGATCCCATCTTAAACAAGCTCAGAGCAAAAGGGATACTTCAACCGACTCCAATTCAGGTGCAGGGCCTTCCTGTCATTCTATCAGGAAGGGATATGATTGGCATTGCTTTCACCGGCTCTGGCAAGACTCTTGTCTTTGTGCTTCCAATGATCATGCTGGCATTGCAGGAGGAGATTATGATGCCCGTTGTTCCCGGAGAAGGCCCTTTTGGATTGGTTGTTTGCCCATCTAGGGAACTTGCAAGGCAGACTTATGAAGTGGTTGAGCAGTTCTTGCAGCCTTTGAGGGAAGCCGGTTATCCGGAGCTGAGGCCGTTGCTTTGTATTGGTGGGATGGACATGAGATCACAGGTGGATGTTGTGAAGAAGGGTGTTCATATTGTTGTTGCCACTCCTGGAAGATTGAAGGATTTGCtggcaaagaagaagatgaatcttgACAGTTGTAGGTACTTGACACTGGATGAGGCTGATAGGTTGGTGGATTTGGGGTTTGAGGATGACATTAGAGAAGTCTTTGATCACTTCAAAGCTCAGAGGCAGACCCTTCTGTTCTCTGCCACCATGCCAACCAAAATCCAGAACTTCTCAAGAAGCGCTTTGGTGAAGCCAGTTATAGTGAATGTGGGAAGGGCAGGGGCTGCAAATCTTGATGTGATTCAGGAGGTAGAGTATGTCAAGCAAGAGGCCAAAATAGTGTATCTCCTTGAGTGCCTCCAGAAAACCCCACCACCTGTTTTGGTGTTCTGCGAAAACAAGGCTGATGTGGATGACATTCATGAATATCTTCTAATGAAAGGAGTGGAGGCAGTCGCGGTTCATGGAGGCAAGGATCAAGAAGAGCGAGAGTATGCCATTGCGGCCTTTAAGTCTGGAAAGAAAGATGTGTTGGTTGCAACTGATATCGCGTCGAAGGGTCTGGATTTTCCTGATATTCAGCATGTCATCAATTATGACATGCCGGCTGAAATCGAGAATTATGTGCATAGAATTGGAAGGACTGGAAGATGTGGCAAGACTGGCATAGCAACCACTTTCATAAACAAGAACCAAAGTGAGACAACACTGCTTGATCTGAAACACCTCCTGCAAGAAGCTAAGCAGAGGATTCCTCCAGTTTTGGCAGATTTGATTGATCCCACAGAAGAAAATGATGAGATTACTGGCAAAACTGGTGTCAAGGGATGTGCATATTGTGGCGGTCTTGGTCATCGCATCCGTGATTGTCCTAAATTTGAGCATCAGAAGAGCATGGCGATTGCTAATACTAGGAAGGATTATTTTGGATCTGGTGGTTACAGGGGAGAAATTTGA
- the LOC107459570 gene encoding protein REDUCED CHLOROPLAST COVERAGE 3 isoform X1, which translates to MAPRSGKGKSNKAKASKKKKEDKAIIEPSLVDIIVVTPYDSQVVLKGVSTDKIIDVRRLLAQNVETCHFTNYSLSHQVKGQRLNDRIQVVTLKPCFLRMVEEDYREESQAVEHVRRLLDIVSCTTRFSKPKPNHKPKKNGKAQLDNNIISSSPDKPNGGNGGGRRALHPAPMLSTFYDFFSFSHLSPPILHLKRRELKNADERREGDYFELQIKICNGKVVEVVASEKGFYSLGKRSLRTHSLLHLLQHLTRAFANAYGALMKAFLARNKFGNLPLGLRANTWLLPPSTWNYPADDEDEYCGGQGRNGQHDLRPWAKEFAKLACLPCETEEEREVRDRKAFLLHNLFLDTSISKAVAAINHVITSKLKCSPGSIVHEDYVGDLSIVVKRDAADTILKHDDSKKGEQAQKNLLKGLTADENVIVHDTASLTVVVVQLCGYTATVRVVGDTNMSKSEPQDIEIDDQQDGEVNALNINSLRLLLHHQSAVDADQLEGSVTSLSNLDDSDSSKYLVRKKVQESLEKLKEEAVLPQRSIRWELGSSWIQHLQKQEISKDNISKKDSGNETAQNINGLGKKFKSLKRREKEETSIGGTDLTAPNDYQLVHVNGSSDKVEAVTDDLENFTELKKLLSHTAFLHLKVSGTGLHSKKVDELINMAHNYYDEIALPKLVMEFGSLEISPVDGRTLTDFMHLRGIQMASLGEVVKLAVDLPHIQSLCIHEMVTRAFKHLLKAVIASVDYVEDLSSVIASTLNFLFGGFQMRPSDQTNLSDDHYLRIEWLRVVISKKFGWTLNDEFQQLRKLSVLRGLCHKVGLELVTRDYDLDSPMPFKKYDIISMVPVCKHVTCFSVDGRNLLESAKIAVDKGKNVEAVHYGIKALVKMMAVCGTYHRITASAYNLLAVVLYQAGYGNQATIYQQKAVDINERELGLDHPDTIKSYGDLSVFYYRMQQYELALKYINRTLFLLHFTCGLFHPNTAAAYINVAMVEEAIGNNDLALRYIHEALKCNIRLLGPDHIQTATCYHAIAIALSYMEAYSLSVQHEQTNLEILKKKLGSEDIRTQEAAACLEFLQSKALEQQEAGKSGSSKSDASIASKGHLSVSDLLDFISPELDSNRNEHAQRKQQRGKILLPISDQNLQREDAPSNVGVVYDGLEYATGMAENETEERSGMVDYEILNKNGNNVPMYSPPVSSESIHQEEISSDEGWQEANSKGRSGNTANRKFGCRSSHLSKLSTTVIRKSPQKSSSRVLSKILSSSRQSKPENLAFKEDSTGQLSPTKPTRAKSSGSPAALSFMASKSISYKEVAVAPPGTVLKPLLEKITVNIENVTKGDYCQGESQHEKSSSEAEEVSVASDDARHTQKNASKISAAAKPFNPSSGTLSILDHSDSGSVTNLHDANASQGMHVETRDRNGYGDTRRIMNPHAPEFVPRNALQMETTANVSKAEIARQILFSLLVKSAQQNNDSFAECNDEKNAVMPHSTEKEKEIDMSKQKNGDGEGFTVVKRRRRSRNKFTDGLYSQQSPICASVL; encoded by the exons ATGGCCCCCAGATCAGGGAAAGGGAAATCTAACAAAGCTAAGGCctcgaagaagaaaaaggaagacaaaG CAATAATAGAGCCTTCCTTAGTTGACATAATTGTGGTCACCCCATATGACTCACAAGTTGTTCTCAAG GGTGTATCTACTGATAAGATAATTGATGTGAGAAGGTTGCTTGCTCAGAATGTGGAGACATGCCACTTTACCAATTATTCTCTATCACACCAG GTGAAGGGGCAGAGACTAAATGACAGAATACAAGTTGTCACTTTGAAGCCATGCTTTCTGAGAATGGTTGAGG AGGATTATAGAGAGGAGTCCCAAGCAGTTGAACACGTGCGCCGACTATTGGATATCGTTTCCTGCACAACAAGGTTCTCCAAGCCCAAACCCAACCACAAGCCCAAGAAGAATGGAAAGGCCCAATTAGACAACAACATCATTTCCAGCTCACCGGACAAACCCAACGGCGGCAACGGCGGCGGCAGGCGTGCCCTCCACCCAGCGCCGATGCTCTCAACATTCTACGACTTCTTCTCATTCTCTCACCTCTCTCCTCCCATTTTAC ATTTGAAGAGGCGTGAGCTGAAGAATGCAGATGAAAGACGTGAGGGAGACTACTTTGAACTTCAG ATTAAGATATGCAATGGGAAGGTAGTAGAGGTGGTTGCATCAGAGAAAGGGTTCTACTCTCTTGGAAAGCGATCCCTTCGGACCCACTCTTTACTTCATCTTCTCCAACACCTCACCAGAGCTTTCGCTAAC GCATATGGCGCTCTCATGAAAGCTTTTCTTGCACGCAATAAG TTTGGGAATCTTCCACTTGGGTTGCGAGCTAATACATGGCTTCTCCCTCCATCTACTTGGAACTATCCTgctgatgatgaggatgaataCTGTGGCGGTCAGGGGCGAAATGGTCAACATGATCTTAGGCCATGGGCTAAAGAGTTTGCTAAACTGGCTTGTCTTCCTTGTGAAACTGAGGAGGAGAGAGAGGTCAGAGATAGAAAAGCATTTCTGCTTCACAATCTGTTTCTTGACACCTCAATATCTAAGGCTGTTGCGGCTATAAACCACGTAATAACATCCAAGTTGAAGTGTTCTCCGGGTTCAATCGTGCATGAGGATTATGTAGGGGACCTATCCATTGTAGTCAAACGTGATGCCGCAGACACTATCCTTAAGCATGATGATAGTAAGAAGGGGGAGCAAGCACAGAAGAATTTACTCAAAGGATTGACTGCAGATGAGAATGTAATTGTGCAT GATACTGCTTCGTTGACTGTTGTTGTTGTACAGCTCTGCGGATACACTGCAACGGTGAGGGTTGTGGGTGATACCAACATGAGCAAGTCTGAACCTCAAGATATTGAAATAGATGATCAGCAAGATGGTGAGGTTAATGCTCTCAATATCAACAG TTTGAGGCTACTGCTTCATCACCAGTCTGCAGTTGATGCTGATCAATTGGAAGGGTCTGTGACATCTCtatcaaatttggatgattctGATTCTTCTAAATATCTAGTTCGGAAGAAGGTTCAAGAATCCTTGGAAAAGTTAAAGGAGGAGGCAGTTCTTCCTCAAAGGTCCATTCGATGGGAACTTGGTTCCAGTTGGATACAGCATCTGCAGAAACAGGAAATATCAAAAGATAATATTTCCAAAAAAGATAGTGGCAATGAAACTGCACAAAATATTAATGGTCTTGGAAAGAAGTTTAAATCATTGAAGAGGAGGGAAAAGGAAGAAACCAGTATAGGTGGTACAGATTTGACAGCGCCAAATGATTACCAACTTGTGCATGTGAACGGGTCATCTGATAAAGTTGAAGCAGTCACTGATGATTTAGAAAATTTTACTGAGTTGAAGAAACTTCTTTCTCACACAGCATTTTTGCATCTTAAGGTATCTGGTACTGGTCTTCATTCAAAG AAAGTTGACGAGCTGATTAACATGgcacacaattattatgatgaAATTGCTTTGCCAAAGCTG GTTATGGAGTTTGGTTCGCTTGAGATTTCCCCGGTTGATGGCCGCACACTAACggattttatgcatttaagaGGAATACAGATGGCATCATTGGGTGAAGTG GTAAAACTAGCAGTGGATCTCCCACACATTCAATCACTTTGTATCCATGAGATGGTTACACGAGCTTTCAAGCATTTACTTAAAGCAGTAATTGCCTCGGTTGATTATGTGGAAGACTTATCTTCAGTTATTGCATCAACGTTGAATTTCTTATTTGGAGGCTTCCAAATGAGGCCGTCTGACCAAACAAATCTGAGTGATGATCATTATCTCAGAATTGAGTGGCTCCGTGTAGTTATATCCAAAAAATTTGGATGGACATTAAACGATGAGTTTCAGCAGTTGAGGAAATTATCAGTTCTCAGAGGGCTCTGTCACAAG GTTGGATTGGAGTTGGTTACGAGGGATTATGACTTGGATTCTCCCATGCCCTTCAAGAAATATGATATTATCAGCATGGTTCCTGTTTGCAAG CATGTAACATGCTTCTCCGTAGATGGACGCAATTTGTTAGAATCAGCCAAAATTGCTGTCGATAAAGGAAAGAATGTGGAAGCTGTACATTATGGAATAAAG GCATTGGTGAAGATGATGGCTGTTTGTGGTACCTATCATCGAATTACTGCAAGTGCCTATAATCTTTTAGCTGTGGTTCTTTACCAAGCCGGTTATGGTAATCAG GCCACAATATATCAGCAAAAGGCGGTTGATATAAATGAGAGGGAGCTTGGGCTTGATCATCCTGACACAATAAAAAGCTATGGAGACCTTTCTGTCTTTTACTATCGTATGCAACAATACGAGCTCGCTTTGAA GTATATAAATCGTACCTTATTCCTTCTTCATTTTACCTGTGGACTGTTTCATCCAAACACTGCAGCGGCTTATATAAACGTGGCTATGGTGGAAGAGGCTATAGGAAATAATGATCTGGCACTCCGGTACATACATGAAGCTCTTAAATGCAACATTAGATTATTAGGACCAGATCATATACAGACTGCTACATGCTATCATGCCATAGCCATAGCTCTTTCTTATATGGAAGCATATTCTCTTAGTGTGCAACATGAGCAAACCAATCTTGAGATACTTAAAAAGAAGCTTGGATCAGAAGATATTCGTACACAG GAAGCAGCTGCATGTCTTGAATTTTTACAATCAAAAGCTCTAGAGCAGCAAGAAGCTGGCAAAAGTGGAAGTTCAAAATCAGATGCATCCATTGCAAGTAAAGGTCACCTTAG TGTGTCAGATCTTCTGGATTTTATAAGTCCCGAGcttgattccaatagaaatgaACATGCTCAGAGAAAACAGCAGCGTGGGAAG ATACTTCTACCAATAAGTGACCAAAACCTTCAACGTGAAGATGCACCAAGCAATGTGGGTGTTGTCTATGATGGCTTGGAATATGCTACTGGTATGGCAGAAAACGAAACAGAAGAAAGATCTGGCATGGTGGATTATGAGATTCTGAACAAAAATGGCAATAATGTCCCTATGTATAGTCCACCAGTGTCAAGTGAATCTATTCACCAGGAGGAGATATCATCAGATGAAGGCTGGCAAGAAGCCAATTCAAAAGGGCGATCTGGGAACACTGCGAATCGCAAGTTTGGCTGCAGAAGTTCTCATCTCTCAAAGCTGAGCACTACTGTTATCAGAAAAAGTCCACAGAAATCAAGTTCAAGAGTCCTCTCAAAAATATTATCTTCATCTAGGCAATCAAAGCCTGAAAACTTAGCTTTCAAAGAAGATTCTACCGGTCAACTAAGTCCAACAAAACCTACTAGAGCCAAAAGTTCTGGTAGCCCAGCAGCTCTGAGCTTTATGGCTTCAAAGTCCATATCTTACAAAGAAGTGGCTGTGGCACCTCCAGGTACAGTTTTGAAGCCCTTGTTGGAGAAAATTACAGTAAATATCGAGAATGTAACAAAGGGAGATTATTGCCAAGGTGAAAGCCAACACGAGAAGTCTTCATCAGAAGCTGAGGAGGTTTCCGTTGCTTCTGATGATGCAAGACATACACAAAAAAATGCTAGCAAGATTTCAGCTGCAGCCAAACCATTCAATCCATCATCAGGAACACTGTCGATACTTGATCATTCAGATTCAGGTTCTGTGACAAACTTACATGATGCCAATGCTAGTCAAGGCATGCATGTGGAAACCAGGGACAGGAATGGATACGGGGATACAAGAAGAATCATGAATCCACATGCACCAGAGTTTGTTCCCAGAAATGCATTGCAAATGGAAACCACTGCTAATGTCAGTAAGGCAGAGATAGCAAGGCAGATACTGTTTAGCTTGCTTGTCAAGTCAGCTCAGCAAAATAATGATTCTTTTGCTGAATGTAATGATGAAAAGAATGCGGTGATGCCTCATTCGactgagaaagaaaaagaaattgacATGAGTAAGCAAAAGAATGGAGATGGTGAAGGATTTACAGTTGTGAAGCGGAGGAGAAGAAGCAGGAACAAGTTCACAGATGGATTGTATAGCCAGCAGAGTCCCATATGTGCTTCGGTCCTTTGA